From Enterococcus wangshanyuanii, the proteins below share one genomic window:
- the aspS gene encoding aspartate--tRNA ligase, with protein MTKRTVYCGEVSADLVGQIITLKGWVQKRRDLGGVIFIDLRDREGIAQVVFNPAHSKEAWEKADKCRSEYVIEITGELTYRDKEAINPKMKTGEFEIMATDITILNTAKTPPFLIEDENNVGDELRLKYRYLDLRRPQMTANLKLRHQVTKTIRHYLDDTDFMDIETPYLGKSTPEGARDYLVPSRVHAGHFYALPQSPQIFKQLLMNAGFDRYYQIVRCFRDEDLRGDRQPEFTQVDIETTFLTPEEIQTMTEEMLAKVMRETKGIEVTLPFPRISYDEAMARYGSDKPDTRFDMELIDIADVVKDVDFKVFQMALENGGQVKALNAKGAADKYSRKDMDNLGTYVSQFGAKGLAWLKVEEDGLKGPIAKFLTDVSDDLIKATNAEVGDILMFGADKPEVVAAALGAIRSRLGKELGLIDESKFNFLWVVDWPLFEYDEEAGRYVSAHHPFTQPKESDVALLSTDPAKVYAEAYDIVLNGYELGGGSLRIHKRELQEKMFETLGFTKESAQEQFGFLLDALDYGFPPHGGIALGLDRLVMLLAGENNIREVIAFPKNGKAADPMTSAPSVVSPLQLFELNIDVTAIDE; from the coding sequence ATGACAAAAAGAACAGTATATTGCGGAGAAGTTTCCGCAGATTTAGTAGGACAGATCATCACATTAAAAGGCTGGGTGCAAAAACGCCGCGATTTAGGTGGAGTTATCTTTATCGACCTACGTGACCGTGAAGGCATTGCACAAGTTGTTTTCAATCCAGCCCATTCAAAAGAAGCGTGGGAAAAAGCGGATAAATGTCGTAGCGAATATGTGATTGAAATTACTGGAGAATTAACTTATCGAGATAAAGAAGCGATCAATCCGAAAATGAAAACAGGCGAATTTGAAATCATGGCAACAGATATCACGATTTTAAATACAGCAAAAACACCTCCATTTTTGATCGAAGATGAAAATAATGTTGGAGACGAACTACGTTTGAAATATCGTTATTTAGATTTGCGTCGTCCACAAATGACTGCGAATTTAAAATTACGTCATCAAGTCACTAAAACGATTCGTCACTATTTAGATGATACTGATTTTATGGATATCGAAACACCTTACCTAGGTAAATCAACACCAGAAGGCGCTCGTGACTATTTAGTTCCTTCTCGTGTTCATGCAGGTCATTTCTATGCGTTACCACAATCACCACAAATCTTCAAACAATTATTGATGAATGCTGGTTTTGACCGCTATTATCAAATCGTTCGTTGCTTCCGTGATGAAGACTTACGTGGTGACCGTCAGCCTGAATTTACCCAAGTGGATATTGAAACAACGTTCTTGACACCAGAAGAGATCCAAACGATGACGGAAGAAATGCTGGCAAAAGTCATGCGTGAAACAAAAGGAATCGAAGTGACGTTACCATTCCCGCGTATCAGCTATGATGAAGCAATGGCGCGCTACGGCAGCGATAAACCAGATACCCGTTTTGACATGGAATTGATCGACATTGCAGATGTCGTGAAAGATGTTGATTTTAAAGTGTTCCAAATGGCTTTGGAAAATGGCGGACAAGTCAAAGCACTGAATGCCAAAGGGGCTGCAGATAAATATTCCAGAAAAGACATGGATAACTTAGGAACATATGTAAGTCAATTTGGTGCGAAAGGCTTGGCTTGGCTGAAAGTTGAAGAAGATGGACTTAAAGGACCGATTGCTAAATTCTTGACAGATGTTTCTGATGACTTGATCAAAGCGACAAATGCTGAGGTTGGCGACATATTAATGTTTGGTGCAGATAAGCCGGAAGTTGTCGCTGCTGCTCTTGGAGCGATTCGTTCTCGTTTAGGAAAAGAGTTGGGCTTGATCGACGAGTCTAAATTCAACTTTTTATGGGTCGTTGACTGGCCATTATTTGAATATGATGAAGAAGCTGGTCGCTATGTGTCTGCTCATCATCCATTCACTCAGCCGAAAGAATCAGATGTAGCATTACTTTCAACTGATCCAGCTAAAGTGTACGCTGAAGCGTATGATATTGTTTTAAATGGTTACGAGCTAGGTGGAGGTTCTCTACGTATTCATAAACGTGAGCTGCAAGAAAAAATGTTCGAAACGCTTGGGTTCACGAAAGAATCAGCCCAAGAACAATTTGGTTTCTTACTAGATGCGCTAGATTATGGGTTCCCTCCACACGGCGGGATCGCTTTAGGGTTAGATCGTTTAGTCATGCTTTTAGCTGGTGAAAACAACATTCGTGAAGTGATCGCATTCCCTAAAAACGGAAAAGCAGCTGATCCAATGACAAGTGCACCAAGTGTTGTATCACCTTTACAGTTATTTGAGTTAAATATCGATGTTACAGCAATCGACGAATAA
- the hisS gene encoding histidine--tRNA ligase — protein MSYQKPKGTNDLLPGTSEKWQFVEETARLIFRDYQYEEIRTPIFEHYEVISRSVGDTTDIVSKEMYDFYDKGERHITLRPEGTAPIVRSFVENKLFGPEFSKPYKTYYMGPMFRYERPQAGRLRQFHQIGAEAFGSENPAVDVESMAMALDFFKQLGIQQIKLVINSLGDKETRAAYRQALIDYLEPKSTELSEDSKRRLHENPLRVLDSKDKKDKVIVADAPSILDYLSESSKQHFETVKTMLTELNIPFEVDSNMVRGLDYYTNTIFEIMSEAPGMGAQSTICAGGRYDGLVEDLGGPATPGFGFALGIERVLITMEAEQVVVPVINEIDAYVVGIGEQTNVETLKLVQAVRNFGFSADRDFMDRKAKAQFKTAAKLNAKLALTLGETELAEGVVNVKSMESRKEKAFSLSDIYEKFDEVYDEMITKTFDE, from the coding sequence ATGAGTTATCAAAAACCAAAAGGAACGAATGATCTATTACCAGGAACTTCCGAGAAGTGGCAGTTCGTTGAAGAAACAGCTCGCTTGATTTTTCGTGACTATCAATATGAAGAAATTCGTACACCGATTTTCGAGCATTATGAAGTGATTTCCCGTAGTGTGGGAGATACGACAGATATTGTTTCCAAGGAAATGTATGATTTTTACGATAAAGGAGAGCGACATATTACACTGCGTCCGGAAGGAACTGCACCGATCGTTCGATCATTCGTGGAAAACAAATTGTTTGGTCCAGAATTTTCTAAACCATACAAAACCTATTATATGGGACCGATGTTTCGCTATGAACGTCCACAGGCAGGGCGTCTAAGACAGTTCCACCAAATTGGAGCAGAAGCATTTGGTAGTGAGAACCCAGCTGTAGATGTAGAAAGTATGGCGATGGCGTTAGACTTTTTCAAACAATTGGGAATTCAGCAAATCAAATTAGTGATCAATTCATTAGGTGATAAAGAAACCAGAGCAGCGTACCGTCAAGCCTTGATCGATTATTTAGAACCTAAGTCGACAGAGCTGAGTGAAGATTCAAAACGCCGGCTTCATGAAAATCCGTTACGTGTCCTTGATAGTAAAGATAAGAAAGATAAAGTGATCGTTGCTGATGCGCCATCGATTTTAGACTATTTAAGCGAATCGTCTAAACAACATTTTGAAACAGTTAAAACGATGTTAACGGAATTGAATATTCCTTTTGAAGTTGATAGTAATATGGTTCGGGGACTTGATTATTACACAAACACGATTTTTGAAATCATGAGTGAAGCACCAGGAATGGGTGCCCAATCGACAATTTGTGCAGGGGGACGTTATGACGGATTAGTAGAGGATCTAGGCGGACCTGCAACTCCAGGTTTTGGTTTTGCTTTAGGGATCGAACGTGTATTGATCACCATGGAAGCAGAGCAGGTAGTTGTTCCTGTAATCAATGAAATCGACGCTTATGTTGTCGGCATTGGAGAACAAACGAATGTTGAAACCCTGAAATTAGTTCAGGCAGTCCGTAATTTTGGTTTCTCAGCAGATCGTGATTTTATGGATCGTAAAGCAAAAGCACAATTCAAAACGGCAGCGAAGCTAAATGCTAAGCTAGCATTAACTTTAGGTGAAACAGAATTAGCCGAAGGCGTTGTCAATGTAAAATCAATGGAAAGCCGTAAAGAAAAAGCATTTTCGTTATCAGATATTTATGAAAAATTTGATGAAGTTTATGATGAAATGATAACAAAAACGTTTGATGAATAA
- the dtd gene encoding D-aminoacyl-tRNA deacylase produces MKAVIQRVTEAQVQIEGKVVGKIEQGFMILLGIHETDTNEDVNYLVRKISKLRVFEDDQGKMNLSLQDVGGSILSISQFTLYADTKKGNRPSFIEAARPETAIPLYEAFNTQLKEIGISTETGEFGADMKVTLTNDGPVTIIIDTKDK; encoded by the coding sequence ATGAAAGCAGTCATTCAGCGAGTGACAGAGGCTCAGGTACAAATAGAAGGTAAGGTTGTCGGTAAAATCGAGCAAGGATTTATGATTTTACTAGGGATTCATGAAACGGATACGAATGAAGATGTAAATTATCTTGTGCGGAAAATCAGTAAATTACGTGTATTTGAAGATGATCAAGGAAAGATGAATCTCAGCTTGCAGGATGTTGGCGGTAGCATTTTAAGTATCTCACAGTTTACCTTGTATGCAGATACTAAAAAAGGCAACCGACCAAGTTTCATTGAAGCAGCCCGACCTGAAACTGCTATTCCTTTATATGAGGCATTCAATACTCAATTGAAAGAAATCGGTATTTCAACTGAAACAGGAGAATTTGGTGCAGATATGAAAGTGACACTAACTAATGACGGTCCTGTAACGATCATTATCGATACAAAAGACAAATAA
- a CDS encoding RelA/SpoT family protein, whose translation MPKEEIMTGPGVIKLVSKYMAPKHVAFVQKAHDYAEKAHEGQVRQSGEPYFIHPIQVAGILAELRMDPHTVATGFLHDVVEDTDVTLEDLQDEFGADVAMLVDGVTKLGKIKYKSHEEQLAENHRKMLLAMAQDLRVIMVKLADRLHNMRTLKHLREDKQRRIAQETIEIYAPLAHRLGISRIKWELEDTALRYINPNQYYRIVNLMQSKREEREAYVEEAVEDIRLATEDLDIYAEIYGRPKHIYSIYHKMKDQKKQFNEIYDLLAIRVIVDSIKDCYAVLGAIHTKWTPMPGRFKDYIAMPKANMYQSIHTTVIGPKGNPVEVQIRTHEMHQIAEFGVAAHWAYKEGKTEKVDEDSDSKQLSWFREILELQDESYDASEFMESVKGDIFSDKVYVFTPTGEVTELPKGSGPLDFAYSVHTEIGNKTTGAKVNGKMVQLDYTLKNGDIIEVLTSPNSFGPSRDWLKMVATSKARNKIKRFFKVQDREVNIIKGHDAISKYLTEHGFAPKEFLSKTKLAEALERFNFQTEDDLYAAVGYGEISAQVVFNRLTEKERKEREMERQKQEAEELMSQPVKKESDKMKVRHEGGIVIQGVENLLIRISRCCNPVPGDEIVGYITKGRGVSIHRADCPNVQHQEELAQRLIEVEWEDTDNLNKEYDADLEIYGYNRSGLLNDVLQVISSMTKNLVSVEAKPTKNKMAMIHVTVKIQNLSHLKTIVDKIKNIPDVYNVRRTNG comes from the coding sequence ATGCCAAAAGAAGAAATTATGACGGGACCTGGAGTCATCAAACTTGTATCAAAATATATGGCGCCCAAGCATGTCGCGTTTGTACAAAAGGCACACGACTATGCAGAGAAAGCGCACGAAGGCCAAGTAAGACAATCTGGTGAACCTTACTTTATCCATCCAATTCAGGTTGCAGGTATTTTAGCTGAACTTAGAATGGATCCACATACAGTTGCCACTGGTTTTTTACATGATGTTGTGGAAGATACAGACGTAACACTAGAAGATTTACAAGATGAATTCGGCGCAGATGTAGCGATGTTAGTCGACGGCGTGACAAAACTTGGGAAAATAAAATACAAATCTCACGAAGAACAATTAGCTGAAAACCATCGAAAAATGCTTTTAGCGATGGCTCAGGATCTACGCGTGATCATGGTGAAATTAGCTGACCGCCTGCATAACATGCGGACACTTAAACATTTAAGAGAAGATAAACAGCGTCGGATCGCTCAAGAAACGATTGAAATCTATGCACCACTTGCTCACCGCTTAGGGATCAGCAGGATCAAATGGGAATTAGAAGATACGGCTTTACGTTATATCAATCCTAATCAATATTACCGAATCGTCAATCTGATGCAAAGCAAACGGGAAGAACGGGAAGCGTATGTTGAAGAAGCTGTTGAAGATATTCGTCTGGCAACAGAAGATTTAGATATTTATGCGGAGATCTACGGTCGTCCGAAACACATTTATTCGATCTATCATAAAATGAAAGATCAAAAGAAACAGTTTAATGAGATCTATGATCTATTGGCGATTCGTGTGATCGTGGATTCGATCAAAGATTGTTATGCTGTTTTAGGAGCGATCCACACGAAATGGACGCCGATGCCGGGACGTTTTAAAGACTATATCGCTATGCCAAAAGCAAATATGTATCAATCGATCCATACAACAGTGATCGGACCTAAAGGGAATCCAGTCGAGGTGCAGATCAGAACACACGAAATGCATCAGATCGCTGAATTCGGGGTTGCTGCTCACTGGGCTTATAAAGAAGGAAAAACTGAAAAAGTTGATGAAGATTCTGATTCAAAACAATTGAGCTGGTTCCGTGAAATTTTAGAGCTTCAAGATGAAAGTTATGACGCATCTGAATTTATGGAAAGTGTCAAGGGTGATATTTTTAGTGATAAGGTTTACGTTTTTACACCAACAGGAGAAGTGACCGAACTGCCAAAAGGCTCGGGTCCGCTTGATTTTGCGTATAGCGTGCATACGGAAATCGGAAATAAAACAACAGGTGCTAAGGTCAATGGTAAAATGGTTCAGCTGGACTATACCTTGAAAAACGGTGATATCATTGAAGTATTGACTTCGCCAAATTCATTTGGACCAAGCCGCGACTGGCTAAAAATGGTAGCCACAAGTAAAGCGCGGAATAAGATCAAACGCTTTTTCAAAGTTCAGGACCGAGAAGTCAATATCATCAAAGGGCATGATGCTATTAGTAAATATTTGACAGAACACGGCTTTGCACCAAAAGAATTTTTAAGTAAGACGAAGCTAGCTGAGGCTTTGGAGCGCTTTAATTTTCAAACAGAAGATGATTTATATGCTGCTGTCGGTTATGGAGAAATTAGTGCTCAGGTCGTTTTCAACCGTTTAACAGAAAAAGAACGCAAAGAACGCGAAATGGAGCGGCAAAAACAAGAAGCAGAAGAACTGATGTCACAGCCGGTCAAAAAAGAATCTGACAAAATGAAGGTTCGTCATGAAGGCGGTATTGTGATCCAAGGCGTGGAAAACTTATTGATTAGGATCAGTCGTTGCTGTAATCCGGTTCCAGGAGATGAAATCGTTGGCTATATCACCAAAGGACGTGGTGTTTCTATCCATCGTGCAGATTGTCCAAATGTACAGCATCAGGAAGAATTAGCACAACGCTTGATCGAGGTTGAATGGGAAGATACTGACAATCTAAATAAAGAATATGATGCTGATTTAGAAATATATGGGTACAACCGTAGCGGGTTACTGAACGATGTACTGCAAGTGATCAGTTCAATGACCAAAAATCTTGTCAGCGTAGAAGCCAAACCAACAAAAAATAAAATGGCGATGATCCATGTGACAGTTAAGATCCAAAACCTGTCTCATTTAAAAACGATCGTCGATAAAATCAAAAACATACCGGATGTATATAACGTCCGTCGAACCAATGGCTAG
- a CDS encoding deoxyribose-phosphate aldolase — MELELEKLSIMLLDPTLTDQQLTDELLFLKDFSIHSIFVLPCNVARAKQLLTETRIRIGSFTDFPLGGGTLAKKAFETGKLYREGASEVFVAMTPDQLTFGGHQSYQTLAPLAFGHDGLGFFIDSSQLNEYQKQQLTIDLAKMENIKFMSIGLDLSMKEALYDMSIFRSGAKNQRMFQVNVKAPTLLEMELLFQAGASRIGLSNGREILPLISKWD; from the coding sequence ATGGAGTTAGAACTGGAAAAACTATCAATCATGTTGCTTGACCCTACACTTACGGATCAGCAACTAACAGATGAACTTCTTTTTCTAAAAGATTTTTCGATTCATTCGATATTTGTTTTGCCATGCAATGTTGCTCGCGCAAAGCAGTTATTGACAGAAACAAGGATTCGGATCGGAAGTTTTACTGATTTTCCTTTGGGTGGCGGAACATTAGCCAAGAAGGCCTTTGAAACTGGAAAACTTTATCGAGAAGGCGCATCCGAAGTTTTTGTGGCGATGACACCTGATCAACTGACTTTTGGCGGGCATCAAAGCTACCAAACATTGGCACCTTTAGCATTTGGACATGACGGCTTAGGCTTTTTTATCGATAGCAGTCAGCTGAATGAGTACCAGAAGCAACAATTGACAATAGATCTTGCTAAAATGGAAAATATAAAATTTATGTCAATAGGACTTGATTTATCTATGAAAGAGGCTTTGTATGATATGAGTATTTTCAGATCAGGGGCCAAAAATCAAAGAATGTTTCAAGTCAACGTAAAAGCACCAACATTGCTGGAGATGGAATTATTGTTTCAAGCAGGGGCTTCTCGAATTGGACTTAGTAATGGGCGAGAAATCTTACCGCTGATTTCTAAATGGGATTAG
- a CDS encoding 16S rRNA (uracil(1498)-N(3))-methyltransferase, giving the protein MQRYFMTEPYETREHYEITGENYHHMVRVMRMEPKQQVFLVFSDRIALIAEITEVTEEAVRLKEISKEQGEKELPVNVTIACGFPKGDKLDLVVQKTTELGCHKFVAFPAKTSVVKWDHKKLVKKAERFKKIATEAAEQSHRQFAPDIVLLDNKLELIDSFSAYDKILIAYEESAKTGEKSRFAQALAETKIGDSILLVFGPEGGFAPEEIEAFEKNDGILCGLGPRILRAETAPLYALSAISYQFELV; this is encoded by the coding sequence ATGCAGCGTTATTTCATGACAGAGCCCTATGAAACAAGAGAACACTACGAAATCACAGGAGAAAATTATCATCATATGGTCCGTGTGATGCGGATGGAGCCAAAACAGCAAGTTTTTCTTGTGTTCAGTGATCGAATTGCGCTTATTGCAGAAATTACTGAGGTAACGGAAGAGGCTGTTCGCTTAAAAGAAATCAGCAAAGAACAGGGTGAAAAAGAATTACCGGTCAATGTGACGATTGCTTGTGGTTTTCCTAAAGGAGATAAATTAGATTTAGTAGTTCAAAAGACAACAGAGTTGGGTTGCCATAAATTTGTGGCTTTTCCTGCAAAAACATCCGTTGTTAAATGGGATCATAAAAAATTAGTCAAAAAAGCTGAACGATTTAAAAAAATCGCAACAGAAGCTGCCGAGCAATCTCATCGCCAGTTTGCGCCGGATATTGTATTATTAGACAATAAGCTGGAATTGATCGACTCTTTTTCTGCCTATGATAAAATCTTGATCGCCTATGAAGAATCCGCAAAAACAGGAGAAAAAAGCCGCTTTGCTCAAGCGTTGGCTGAAACAAAAATCGGAGATTCGATCTTGCTTGTTTTTGGACCGGAAGGCGGCTTTGCCCCGGAAGAAATCGAAGCGTTTGAAAAAAATGACGGAATCTTATGCGGATTGGGGCCGCGGATTTTACGTGCAGAAACAGCACCTTTATATGCTTTGAGTGCAATCAGTTATCAATTCGAATTAGTGTAA